In Anaerolineales bacterium, one DNA window encodes the following:
- a CDS encoding putative toxin-antitoxin system toxin component, PIN family, with translation MITVVLDTNVLISSLLSRKSSPAKILDLILENQILVAYDDRILGEYEEVLSRSELHIPPPRMLAVIDHIELNGKHIEPATLPTYGYTDPDDIMFAEVFITSSADALVTGNLRHYKPLLEQEALVLTPAQFLAKFFPERA, from the coding sequence ATGATCACTGTCGTACTGGATACGAACGTGCTCATCAGCAGCCTGCTCAGCCGGAAAAGTTCACCGGCGAAGATACTCGACCTGATCCTGGAGAACCAAATCCTGGTGGCTTATGATGACCGCATCCTCGGAGAATACGAGGAGGTTTTATCGCGATCGGAATTGCACATCCCTCCGCCCAGAATGCTGGCAGTGATCGATCACATTGAACTGAACGGAAAACATATTGAACCCGCGACACTACCCACCTATGGGTACACGGACCCGGACGACATTATGTTTGCCGAAGTCTTCATCACATCCAGCGCCGACGCCCTGGTTACAGGCAACCTTCGACATTACAAACCATTGCTCGAGCAAGAGGCGCTTGTTCTAACTCCCGCCCAATTCCTGGCAAAGTTCTTCCCGGAGCGG
- a CDS encoding PD-(D/E)XK nuclease family protein: protein MTNNQNGLVGFTCEVTDQPIPFHDCLDCAIKGAPGCSMVPAVIQAAINSLRDPNYSDKLAFQAGADIGFSVTELLNCPRQTRLKVENPYHEKPSSLYRMNRGTGYHALLSAAAGNGCISEQTLTWKFTYRGRSILLVGTPDLVEWTQNGWYITDYKVTGKAPFGRKVPKCPHCAGEVYKDGRDFFCQPCNVQVKNRHAPRVYVPPQARSSHVAQVNLYALLVEKNLPLLKAKVPQASAKFAGAQIVYFPDDKPVRIQVGLDRNEAMTLLKKKLAALIDPDLPPVLEDVDELWRCDYCPLRTVCEQHHGGPVGKDGLLSELEAEQELQPEGA, encoded by the coding sequence ATGACAAACAACCAGAACGGTTTGGTCGGTTTTACCTGCGAAGTCACCGATCAACCCATCCCATTCCACGACTGCCTGGACTGCGCGATCAAGGGCGCTCCGGGCTGTTCGATGGTACCGGCTGTCATTCAGGCAGCCATCAACTCGCTTCGAGATCCGAACTATTCGGACAAACTTGCCTTTCAGGCTGGCGCAGACATCGGCTTTTCCGTCACGGAACTTTTGAACTGCCCGCGCCAAACGCGCTTGAAGGTGGAAAATCCGTATCACGAAAAACCGTCGTCCCTCTACCGCATGAATCGCGGCACGGGGTATCACGCCCTGCTTTCCGCCGCGGCCGGGAACGGATGCATCAGCGAACAAACGTTGACGTGGAAGTTCACCTATCGCGGCAGGTCCATCCTGTTGGTTGGCACGCCCGACCTGGTCGAATGGACGCAGAACGGCTGGTATATCACCGACTACAAGGTGACGGGCAAAGCTCCCTTCGGGCGCAAAGTTCCCAAATGCCCGCACTGCGCAGGCGAGGTGTACAAGGACGGCAGGGATTTTTTCTGCCAACCCTGCAACGTGCAGGTAAAGAACCGTCATGCTCCCCGCGTGTATGTTCCCCCGCAGGCGCGTTCCTCGCATGTGGCGCAGGTCAACCTGTACGCCCTCCTGGTGGAGAAAAACCTGCCCTTGCTGAAGGCGAAAGTCCCCCAGGCGTCCGCGAAATTCGCTGGCGCCCAGATCGTCTATTTCCCGGACGACAAACCCGTGCGCATCCAGGTCGGATTGGACCGGAATGAGGCAATGACGCTTCTCAAAAAGAAGCTCGCCGCGTTGATCGATCCCGATCTCCCGCCTGTTCTCGAGGATGTCGATGAATTGTGGCGGTGCGACTACTGCCCCCTCCGCACGGTTTGCGAACAGCATCATGGCGGTCCTGTGGGGAAAGACGGACTGTTATCCGAACTCGAAGCCGAACAGGAACTTCAACCAGAAGGCGCATAA